In Candidatus Tiamatella incendiivivens, the sequence TAGCTTAGTCCCTCAGCATCCTTCTCTGGAGTTATCACTGCATACTTTCGTCCATTATAGAGGGCTATCTTAGTTTGTTTGTCTATAACAGCTATGCCCATAATGGATCCTTCGAATAACGAGTAAAAACTCTCCAAATCGAGTAGTTGAGATGTTTTCTTCTCCCATTTTATCCATCCTTTCGTGAAAAAAGATTCTCTTGCCCGTTTTAGGGTTCCTGTATCAACTAGCTCCGGGTTTCTCTCGGCTATTTTGATAAGTATTGGTAACTCCTCAACTTCAGACAGTATTCCATAGAGATCAGTGAAGGAGATTCGGCTGCTTTTTAGCATTACCTCTAATGATTTCTCAAGGTTTGCTTTGTCCTCCGTGAATCCGTAATCTAATCCTATTCTAGCAAGTTCACTCTTTAGCGTCTTCCTCTTTATCCTGTAGGTGAATTGACCTATTTTAGACGCCCGTAGAGAGGTCCCTAGCTTATAGTATTCGATAAAGTCGTTCGAATCCGTATCCATTAGGCATCATCGAAATGAGTTGTTATACCACTCTGTTTTATAACCAGTATTACGCACTATTTGAAGAGAGCTTACATTTATTCTCAAATAGCAGGCTCTCATATCCTTCCACATGCTCCCCCTTAGATACCTTTATTACGACTAGCCTGTCATCATCTGATACCCCCGTCTCACCTGAGGCTTCCACCTTTAATACATGCATACACATAGGGAGATACCAATATGCTTCGTAATTGTATTCGGCTTCTGCTTCCTCATAATATTCCTCGTATATGTTCCTTCCATCCTTTACGTTGAAGCTTATTGACACGTGGAAAATTATAACTGGACGATTGGGTTCTAATAGTACTATATCAGGTTGAAGCACATTCCAGGAAGCTTGTTGTCCATTGATAAGTATTCTTTCTCCTCGTAGAATGTTCTCCATTCCACGGTGTAGTAATCTTTTCTCCCTCGCCAAAAGTCCTTTATCCTCTAGAACTCTTTGATAATACCCTGTCTCCTCGTAGTATTTGTATTCGACTACCTGTAATATTTCGCCGTGAGGGTATACTGTGAAAAACCCAGTCGATTCTATAGGGGTTAATTCAGGTTCACTCCACGGCAAGATTATTAAATCCTCTCAGAGCCTAACTAGTTGTAGATCTTTGCTTATAAGGTATTAGTGGATGAGGGATATACTCGACTCCTGGCCTGTTCATGGGTGCTTGTGGGAAGAGCTCCATGAACTCGTATATCTCAACGGGTATCTCGTCTTTTACATCTAACCCTAGTTTCTTAGCTTCCTCAAAGGTTATCGGGTAATCATGCGTCCAATGTCCCTCTGTTAAAAGCTTGGCCAGTTCCCTAGCGCCCTCCTCCCCCATTCTATCCTTAACTAATTCTACAATAAACCCTTGAATCTCAGTTAACGCTTTTTCTGCAACATCTGCCATTAACAAAATTTTGTCTGACGTATCTTTCCCTTTCGTTTGAGCAACCTTAATTATGGACGGTGCGGGTGCATGGAATGTTTGATCTATAGCTAACTGGGGGTCTAAGGGTCCTAGAACAGCGTTAGGATCCATCCATATTTCATCCGCTGATAATGCTATTAGTGTTCCACCGCTCATAGCATAGTGAGGGATTACCACGACTTTTTTAGCAGGATGCCTTTTCAATGCCATAGCTATTTGTGCTGCTGCAAGCACTAGTCCTCCAGGCGTATGTAAGACTAGTGCTATAGGCTGGTCTTTCGGTGTTTGACGTATTGCTCTTATCACTGCTTCACTATCGTCTATGTCGATGAAACGGTAAATAGGGATTCCTAAAAGCCCTATTTTCTCCTGTCTATGTATAAGTGTGATGAACCTAAAACCATATCTCTTTTCTAGGACTTGTAAAAGCCTTATACGTGCTGATCGAAGCCTTTGGTAACTGTAGGTCGGTGAGAGGAGTGGTATTAGGAAGAGAAGCCAGAAAAGCATCCATATTATGGTGTTTATCGTATCAGAGCTCAGAGTTCTACACCTCCATATCCCATGATTTCTACATGCTGTACTTAGGTTAAAGTATAGTTATTTTATTTGAAACTGGGTGAACTCTAGTTAAAATAGTTTATAAGCAATAATTTCTTCATTGGTGGGTTAATAGTGAGCATTATGGGGTACAATAGGAAGCTGCTCAGAGTTAACGTTTCAACAGGGAAAACAAGTGTTGAAGAGATTGACGAAAAAATCTTGGAGATGTATCTAGGAGGAAAAAGCCTTGGAGTAGCTTACTTCTACCGGGAGGTTCCCCCTTGTACTGATCCATTGTCGCCATCAAACAAGATAATCTTCTCTCCTGGAAGTTTATCCGGCCTAGCTCCGGGGTCTAGTAAGGCT encodes:
- a CDS encoding ATP-dependent Clp protease proteolytic subunit; amino-acid sequence: MLFWLLFLIPLLSPTYSYQRLRSARIRLLQVLEKRYGFRFITLIHRQEKIGLLGIPIYRFIDIDDSEAVIRAIRQTPKDQPIALVLHTPGGLVLAAAQIAMALKRHPAKKVVVIPHYAMSGGTLIALSADEIWMDPNAVLGPLDPQLAIDQTFHAPAPSIIKVAQTKGKDTSDKILLMADVAEKALTEIQGFIVELVKDRMGEEGARELAKLLTEGHWTHDYPITFEEAKKLGLDVKDEIPVEIYEFMELFPQAPMNRPGVEYIPHPLIPYKQRSTTS